Proteins from one Fragaria vesca subsp. vesca linkage group LG6, FraVesHawaii_1.0, whole genome shotgun sequence genomic window:
- the LOC101314200 gene encoding RING-H2 finger protein ATL46-like yields the protein MSWVQQQIKLNDGYMSYPPPYTGTFYRESSPSLPSPPSSSSSGTKISPAVLFIIVILAVLFFISGLLHLLVRFLIKHPSSAASQTNNRYPEISTADVLQRQLQQLFHLHDSGLDQAFIDALPVFQYREIVGLKEPFDCAVCLCEFTEKDKLRLLPMCSHAFHINCIDTWLLSNSTCPLCRGTLFTPGYSVENPMFDFEDYREEDGYPCNGENGFTSSQKTVDLEEVVVDNGVLPVRLGKFRKVDAEVGETAGGETSSSTLDARRCYSMGSYQYVLDNSELRVALSKDQQGRNIKLTKEEHSGNPSIDSDVEAKKIGSVTRGESYSVSKIWLWSKKGKYSSSIDTQTGMPSSLNTDLPWMRRTEEAREV from the coding sequence ATGTCTTGGGTTCAGCAACAAATCAAGCTTAATGATGGTTATATGAGCTACCCACCACCATATACTGGTACCTTTTACAGAGAATCCAGTCCCTCACTACCATCACCACCTTCATCCTCATCATCTGGTACAAAGATCAGTCCTGCTGTGCTTTTTATCATTGTGATTTTGGCTGTGTTGTTCTTCATCTCTGGTTTGCTTCACCTGCTTGTTAGATTTCTTATAAAGCACCCATCTTCAGCTGCTTCTCAGACTAATAATAGGTACCCAGAAATTTCCACTGCTGATGTTCTTCAGAGGCAGCTTCAGCAGCTCTTCCATCTTCATGATTCGGGTCTGGATCAGGCTTTTATAGATGCTCTTCCTGTTTTCCAGTATAGGGAGATAGTGGGTTTGAAAGAGCCGTTTGATTGTGCTGTTTGTCTGTGTGAGTTTACTGAGAAGGACAAGCTCAGATTGCTTCCTATGTGCAGCCATGCTTTCCATATCAACTGTATAGATACTTGGCTACTGTCGAATTCGACATGTCCTCTTTGTAGGGGTACCCTCTTCACTCCCGGGTATTCGGTTGAGAACCCAATGTTTGATTTTGAAGACTACAGAGAAGAAGATGGGTATCCCTGTAATGGAGAGAATGGGTTCACTTCTAGTCAAAAGACGGTGGACCTTGAGGAAGTTGTTGTTGACAATGGTGTTTTGCCTGTGAGACTCGGCAAGTTTAGAAAGGTAGATGCTGAGGTAGGGGAGACCGCAGGAGGAGAGACTAGTAGCAGTACATTGGATGCAAGAAGATGCTATTCAATGGGATCGTATCAGTATGTGCTTGATAATTCAGAACTCCGGGTTGCCTTATCAAAGGATCAACAGGGCCGCAATATAAAGCTAACAAAAGAGGAACACAGTGGTAATCCGTCAATTGATAGTGATGTAGAGGCGAAGAAGATTGGTAGTGTGACTAGAGGTGAAAGCTACTCTGTTTCCAAGATCTGGCTATGGTCTAAGAAGGGCAAGTATTCGAGCTCAATAGATACACAGACGGGTATGCCTTCATCACTTAATACAGACTTGCCATGGATGAGAAGAACAGAAGAAGCGAGAGAGGTATAA